The sequence CGGCAGCACGGCCGGTCGACCGGGCGGTGATCACCACCTCCTCCCCCGTGCCGCCGCCGGACGACGCATCCTCGCGCCCGGGCGCCTGGCCTACCCGGTCGAATCCCAGGTAGGGATTGTGGATGTAATCGACGGCGAACGGCTGGGGCATGGTCAGCGTCCGCGAGACGCTGTAGGCGGGATCCAGCGCCCACTGGCCGGTGGCCAGCATCTTTTTCCTGCGGGTCATGTCGTCGTGCCAGCCCCAGAACGGCTTGGCCATGTTGGCGCCCATCTCCCGTCCCAAAAACGCCCCGGGGATCTGCCGCCCGGCGATACCCGGCCGCTCGCCGTACGGTTGGTAGGTGAAGTATGCAGCGAACATTCGGCCGGACTGGTTGGTCCTCGCCCACCACTGGTCGCGGATGGACAGCAGGTCGTAGCCCACTTGGCGGTCGTTGGGATGCTTCGCCCGCTCCGCTTTCCCCTTGTACCGATAGGTCACGCCGGTGCCGGAGACGAACCGGTCCGCGGCGAGCTCATAACGGGCCCGGGTATCGCCGACACCGTAGATTCCGTGGCCGCCTGATTCCACATAGACGGCCGGGCGCTGGTCGGCGCTGAACTGCACCTCGCCGTCGATGTTGTGCACGCCGGTTCCGACCTGGCGGTCGGCGCGGTAGGAGTAAACGTTGTTGTGCGCCAGCGTCTCCATGGCCTGGAGGCGGCCCCAGCGGCTGCCATCCTTGGCGACTGTCAGGATCAACCCCTCGTTGTCGTTCTCGTGGCAGGTTCCGGCGACACACTTATCCGAGTAGTCGCGGGGATGGAACAGGTTGTAGATGAGGAACCAGTGGGTCTCGGTCTCCATGACCGCGTAATACACGTACGCTTGGGAGGAACCGGTGTCGGCGTTGGCCCAGTTGTCGTCGCCGTTCCAGTTCTTGTCGAAATCGAAACGGGTCAGATAGTCGGCCTTTGGATGGAACCAGGTCTCCTGGGCGATGAACGGCGCGTAATGCTCAGCCAGGGGACGATACGGATCGGTTGAAGCGTTCTCGGCGGCGAAGCTGGCGGTCTCGGGCGTGCGGCGGGACGGCGCGTCCCCGGCAATCCGAATGGTGAGAGAGGCCCGCTTGCCCTCCAGCGTGGCGGTGACGGTCACATCGCCGGTGCGTTGGCCGGCAGTGAACAGGACGCAGTCCTGAATAATGGTGGCATCGGTCACCCGGTCGAAGATCAGGTCCACCAGGCTGGCGTTGTCGGAGGCGTGGAACGGCTCGTCGTCCGTGCCCTGGAAACGGAACGGCCTGGACAACCAGGCGCCGGTAGCGGGCGACAGGCTGTACGCCGCATCCGAGCGGCGGATCCGAACCCGCTGCGGCTGACCCGCCCGGTCGGTGACCTCCCCGTAGGCCTTCATCTGAATGACGATGGATTCCGTCGGCCGGACTCGCAGCTCCTGCGGCACCGTCCGCAGGGTGATCTCGCTGACGGCCACCTTGGCCGTCAATCCGGAAACGCCGACCCAGCAGAACAGCATCACCAAGCCCGCCGCACGTTTCATGACGCATCGCTCCTTGTACAAGATGCAGCCGACTGCAGCGCCCGTGCGGCCCTGTCGCCGGCTCTCTGTTTTATTGATTCATCCGGGCCCGCACAGTTTCCCACAGCGGGTGCGCGCCGAATGCCGCCGCAATGTCCTCGAACACCCGGGCATGGACCGCAGGATCGTCGCCTGTCCCCGCCACGGCGACCAGACCGCGCTCCTTGCGAAACCAGGTCATCTGCCGCTTGGCATACCGGCGGGTGTCCACTTCAATCCGGCGGGCCATTTCCAGCCAGGTCAGCCGCCCGGCCAGGTGTTCCATCACCTGGCGGTAGCCGATGGCCTCCAATCCCTTGGCGTCGGGCGCGACGCCGCGCGCCAGCAAGCCCCGCACCTCGTCCACCAGGCCGCCAGCGAGCATGTCCGCCACCCGGCGGGCGATCCGGTCGTGCAGCTCCGGCCGCGGCACGTTCAGACAGTACATGCGCGGCATGAACCCGGTCAGTGGGCGTTCGGACGTGCCGAAGTGCTCGGTGAACGGCCGGCCCGTCGCGTGCGCCACTTCCAGCGCCCGGCAGATGCGCTGAAAATCGCGCGGGGCGATCCGGCGGGCCGCTTCCGGATCCCGCCGGCCCAGGATGCGGTGCAGCACCTCCGGGCCCCGCCGCTCCCGGATTCGGTTCAGGCGGTCCCGCAGCGCCTCGTCTCGGCCCGGAGCTTCGAAAATCCCATAGAGCACCGTGCGCAGATAGAAGCCGGTCCCGCCGGCCAAGATGGGCCAGTTCCGGCGGGCCCGGATCCCCTCGAGAGCCTGCCGGGCGAGATCCTGGAACTGGCCGGCGGAAAACCGCTGGGACACCTCCACCACATCGAGCAGGTGGTGAGGGATCTCGGCCCGAATTTCCGGGCTCACCTTGGCGGTGCCCACATCCAGACCGCGATACACCTGCATGGCGTCGCAATTCACGATTTCGCCGCCCAGCCTCCGGGCGAGACACGCGGCCAGCGCGCTCTTGCCGGAGCCCGTGGGGCCGACGATGCCGATGAGCGGGTATTCAGTTGCCGGATTCATGACCATTCCCGTCAGTCCCTGAGCACAATCCAAGCCAGCAGCGCTGCAGCCAGCAGCCACAGCCCCCAGAGCTGCGTCCGCGAGATCCGGCCACAGATTGCGCCGAGGCACTGCAGCGGCTGAATCCGGTTCCACATAATCTCGATTGTAACGTGTCCGCATCCGGTCGCCAAGAGATTCATGGTAACCAGCCCCCGCACTCCACCCCAATATTGACTTTCCGTTCGGCCCCGTTTATGATGCGGTTTCAAATTTTAAACCTTTGCTGAAAACCAGGTGGGACGATGAAAATCCACGAGTACCAGGCCAAGGAAATCCTCAAGGGCTACGGCGTCCCCGTCCCCCGGGGCCGCATGACCACCCAGGCCGCGGAGGTTTACGACCTGGCCAAGGAGATGGGCGGAACCGTGGTGGTTAAGGCGCAGATCCACGCCGGCGGTCGCGGCAAGGCCGGCGGCGTCAAGCTGGCCCGCTCGCCCCGCGAGGCGCAGGACATCGCGACGCGGCTGCTCGGCTCGCGCCTGTTCACCCACCAGACCGGACCGGAGGGCAAGCAGGTGCAAAAGCTCCTCATCGAGGAGGGGCTCAACATCAAGAAAGAATACTACCTCGGCATCGTGGTGGATCGCAGCCGCCGGCAGCCCGTGTTCATGGCCAGCGCCGAGGGCGGCGTGGAGATCGAGGAAGTGGCGGCGCGCAATCCCGCGGCGATTCTCAAAGAACACATCGACCCGCAGATCGGCCTCTCCCCCTTCCAGTCCCGCAAGCTGGCGTTCGGTCTGGGCCTGCCGCCGGCGCTCGTGGGCCAGGCGGTCAAGGTCTTCGCGGCGCTGTATGACGCGTTCGTCGCCACCGACGCCTCCATGGTGGAGATCAACCCGTTCATCGAAACCGCCGAGGGGAACCTGATCGCTTTGGACGCCAAGGTCAATTTCGACGACAACGCGATGTACCGGCATCCCGAGTTCAGGCTCCTGCGCGACTACTCCGAGGAGGATCCCCTGGAAATCGAGGCCTCCCGATTCGGCCTGAACTACATCAAGCTGGACGGGAACATCGGCTGCATGGTCAACGGCGCGGGCCTGGCCATGGCCACCATGGACATCATCAAACTGGCCGGTGGCAATCCCGCCAACTTCCTCGACGTGGGCGGCGGTGCCAGCGAGGAATCCGTGACCAGCGCGTTCCGCATCATCCTCTCCGACCCGCACGTGCAGGCGATCCTGGTGAACATCTTCGGCGGGATCGTGCGCTGCGACATCATCGCCCGGGGCATCATCAACGCCGCCAAGGCCGTCGGCGTCAAGGTGCCCATCGTGGTCCGGCTGGAAGGCACCAACGTGGATGAGGGCCGGCGCCTCCTGCAGGAATCCGGGTTGAACATCGCCCTGGCCGACGGCATGAAGGACGCCGCCGAGAAGGTCGTCGCCAAGGCCCGAGCGTAAGTGTCAAGGAGGCAAGCGTGGCAATCCTGATCGACCAGAACACCCGCGTTGTGGTGCAGGGCCTCACGGGCCGCGAGGGCACCTACCACGCCCTGCAGTGCCGCCAGTACGGCACCCAGGTGGTGGCCGGCGTCACGCCGGGCAAGGGCGGCACTATCCACGAGGGCATCCCGGTGTTCCACACCGTCGCCGAGGCGGTGCGTGAGACCGGCGCCAACGCGTCGCTGATCTTCGTGCCGCCGCCCTTCGCCGCCGACGCCATCCTGGAGGCGGCGGACGCCGGGGTCGCCCTGGTGGTCTGCATCACCGAAGGCATCCCCACCCTGGAGATGATCCGGGTGGCCGCCTACCTCAAGGGCCGGCCGGTCCGGCTGGTGGGGCCCAACTGTCCCGGTGTCATCTCGCCCGGCAAGTGCAAGATGGGCATCATGCCCGCCCGCATCCACAAGGAGGGGTCGGTGGGCGTGATCAGTCGCAGCGGCACGCTGACCTACGAGGCCGTGGGCCAGCTCACCCGGTGCGAGATCGGCCAGTCCACCTGCATCGGCATCGGCGGCGACCCGGTGCCGGGAACCACCTTCGTCGACGCGCTCGCCCTCTTCGAGCAGGACCCGGAAACCCGGGCCGTGGTCATGATCTGCGAGATCGGCGGCTCGGCCGAGGAGGAGGCGGTGGCGTGGATGCAGCAGCACTTCACCAAGCCGGTGGTGAGTTTCATCGCCGGCCAGACCGCCCCGCCGGGCCGGCGGATGGGCCATGCCGGCGCCATCATCGCCGGCGGCAAGGGCACGGCGGCTGAGAAGATGGCCGCTCTCCGCGCGGCCGGCATTACCGTAGTGGAAAGCCCGGCCGAGATCGGCGCGGCCATGAAAAAGATCCTGCGTGGTTAAGGAAGGAACCGCACATGTCCGAAACGAATGTCAAGAAACCGCACGTGATTGTCATCATTCCCGAAAATTGCAAGGGCTGCGGCATCTGCGTCGAGTTTTGCCCCACCCGCACCCTCGGATTGAAACGAGGCAAGGCGGTGGTGGTCAATCCCGACAGCTGCACCGGCTGCCAGCTGTGCGACCTGCGTTGCCCCGACTTCGCCATCATGGTGGACAACGAGTTCGCCGAAAAGTTCATTAAACAACCCATTCAACCCCAGGTTCAGGAAGATGAAAATTAAAGAAGTCCGTTTCGTTTCCGGCAACGAGGCTTGCGCCTTGGGCGCCATCGCCGCCGGCTGCAAATTCTTCGGCGGCTACCCCATCTCGCCCTCTTCGGAGATCGCCGAGTTCTTGGCGGAGCTCCTGCCGGCCAACGATGGCCGGTTCATCCAGATGGAGGACGAGATCTCCGCCATGGGCTCCGTCATCGGCGCGTCGCTTGCCGGCGCCAAGGCCATGACCGCCACCAGCGGCCCCGGCTTCTCGCTCAAGCAGGAGAACCTCGGGTTCGCCTGCATGGCCGAGGTGCCGTGCGTGATCGTGAACGTCATGCGCGGCGGCCCGTCTACCGGCGCCCCCACTTCGCCGGCCCAGGCTGACATCCTCCAGGCCCGGTGGGGCACCCACGGCGACCACCCCATCATCGTCACCTGCCCCACCACGGTGCAGGAGATCTTCCTGGAGATCATCCGGGCCTTCAACCTGGCCGAGCGGTTCCGCAACCCGGTGGTTTACCTGCTCGACGAGATCAACGGGCACATGCGCGAGAAGATCGAGATCCCGGAGCCCGCCGAGCTGGAGCTGATCCGCCGGCCGGCGCCGCCGCAGGCCGAAAACTGGGGGTTCCCGTACCGGCGCAACGCCGAGGGCGTGCCGCTGATGCCCGACTTCGGCACCGGCAGCCGCTGCCATGTCACCGGCCTCGACCATGGCGAAACCGGCTTCCCCACCGGCAACGCCGAGGTTCGCCAGGCGCTGCACCACGCGCTGATGGCCAAGATCGACAAGAACGCGGCGTCGATTTATAAGAGCGATCTGTTCATGGTCGAGGACGCCGAGACGCTGATCATCGCCTTCGGCTCCACCGCCCGCTCCGCCCGGCGTGCCGTGGAGCTGATGCGGAAGGAAGGCCGCAAGGTGGGGCTCTTCCGGCCCATCACCCTGTACCCGATCCCCGAGGCCGACATCCTCAAGGCTGCTCAGGGCAAGCTGAAGATCGTGGTGCCCGAGATGAATCTGGGGCAGTACGTGCTGGAGATCCGTCGGATCCTCGGTCGCG is a genomic window of Acidobacteriota bacterium containing:
- the sucC gene encoding ADP-forming succinate--CoA ligase subunit beta, whose amino-acid sequence is MKIHEYQAKEILKGYGVPVPRGRMTTQAAEVYDLAKEMGGTVVVKAQIHAGGRGKAGGVKLARSPREAQDIATRLLGSRLFTHQTGPEGKQVQKLLIEEGLNIKKEYYLGIVVDRSRRQPVFMASAEGGVEIEEVAARNPAAILKEHIDPQIGLSPFQSRKLAFGLGLPPALVGQAVKVFAALYDAFVATDASMVEINPFIETAEGNLIALDAKVNFDDNAMYRHPEFRLLRDYSEEDPLEIEASRFGLNYIKLDGNIGCMVNGAGLAMATMDIIKLAGGNPANFLDVGGGASEESVTSAFRIILSDPHVQAILVNIFGGIVRCDIIARGIINAAKAVGVKVPIVVRLEGTNVDEGRRLLQESGLNIALADGMKDAAEKVVAKARA
- the miaA gene encoding tRNA (adenosine(37)-N6)-dimethylallyltransferase MiaA, which codes for MNPATEYPLIGIVGPTGSGKSALAACLARRLGGEIVNCDAMQVYRGLDVGTAKVSPEIRAEIPHHLLDVVEVSQRFSAGQFQDLARQALEGIRARRNWPILAGGTGFYLRTVLYGIFEAPGRDEALRDRLNRIRERRGPEVLHRILGRRDPEAARRIAPRDFQRICRALEVAHATGRPFTEHFGTSERPLTGFMPRMYCLNVPRPELHDRIARRVADMLAGGLVDEVRGLLARGVAPDAKGLEAIGYRQVMEHLAGRLTWLEMARRIEVDTRRYAKRQMTWFRKERGLVAVAGTGDDPAVHARVFEDIAAAFGAHPLWETVRARMNQ
- a CDS encoding 4Fe-4S binding protein, which encodes MSETNVKKPHVIVIIPENCKGCGICVEFCPTRTLGLKRGKAVVVNPDSCTGCQLCDLRCPDFAIMVDNEFAEKFIKQPIQPQVQEDEN
- the sucD gene encoding succinate--CoA ligase subunit alpha — translated: MAILIDQNTRVVVQGLTGREGTYHALQCRQYGTQVVAGVTPGKGGTIHEGIPVFHTVAEAVRETGANASLIFVPPPFAADAILEAADAGVALVVCITEGIPTLEMIRVAAYLKGRPVRLVGPNCPGVISPGKCKMGIMPARIHKEGSVGVISRSGTLTYEAVGQLTRCEIGQSTCIGIGGDPVPGTTFVDALALFEQDPETRAVVMICEIGGSAEEEAVAWMQQHFTKPVVSFIAGQTAPPGRRMGHAGAIIAGGKGTAAEKMAALRAAGITVVESPAEIGAAMKKILRG
- a CDS encoding 2-oxoacid:acceptor oxidoreductase subunit alpha; translation: MKIKEVRFVSGNEACALGAIAAGCKFFGGYPISPSSEIAEFLAELLPANDGRFIQMEDEISAMGSVIGASLAGAKAMTATSGPGFSLKQENLGFACMAEVPCVIVNVMRGGPSTGAPTSPAQADILQARWGTHGDHPIIVTCPTTVQEIFLEIIRAFNLAERFRNPVVYLLDEINGHMREKIEIPEPAELELIRRPAPPQAENWGFPYRRNAEGVPLMPDFGTGSRCHVTGLDHGETGFPTGNAEVRQALHHALMAKIDKNAASIYKSDLFMVEDAETLIIAFGSTARSARRAVELMRKEGRKVGLFRPITLYPIPEADILKAAQGKLKIVVPEMNLGQYVLEIRRILGRDIPIVQVNRTDGEPITPDQIMAAV